The Sorangiineae bacterium MSr11367 genome window below encodes:
- the paaK gene encoding phenylacetate-CoA oxygenase/reductase subunit PaaK, producing the protein MSRFHTLQVSAVQGETREAISVVFAVPPELTETYRYVQGQHLTLRASIGGEMVRRSYSISSAVQDDALRVTIKRVQDGLFSNWANDELQPGMPLEVMPPSGQFHVPLSPANEKHYVAFAAGAGITPILSIIKTTLRAEPKSRFTLFYGNRASSSVIFREELQELKDAHLSRFRLIFVLSREQQEIDLLNGRLDRAKVDALLKCWVDPDDVDEVFVCGPQSMMDDTIAALLANSVPKSKIKQELFATSLPLTRLRTRSQKPSTKGQCEVTIVLDGRTHKLTIPKNENTVLEAALREGVELPYSCKGGICATCRCKLTTGEVDMDANFALEDYEIRRGFILACQSYPVTDELGINFDEEI; encoded by the coding sequence ATGAGCAGGTTTCATACGTTGCAGGTCTCGGCGGTGCAAGGGGAGACGCGCGAAGCGATCTCGGTCGTCTTCGCCGTTCCCCCTGAATTGACGGAGACCTATCGATACGTTCAGGGGCAGCACCTCACCCTGCGCGCCTCCATTGGCGGCGAGATGGTTCGCCGGTCGTACTCCATCTCGTCGGCGGTCCAAGACGACGCGTTGCGCGTGACGATCAAGCGCGTGCAAGACGGACTCTTCTCGAACTGGGCCAACGACGAACTGCAGCCTGGCATGCCGCTGGAGGTGATGCCGCCATCGGGTCAGTTCCATGTCCCGCTCTCACCGGCGAACGAGAAACACTACGTTGCTTTCGCGGCGGGCGCCGGGATCACGCCGATCCTATCGATCATCAAGACCACCCTGCGGGCAGAACCCAAGAGCCGGTTCACGCTGTTTTATGGAAACCGCGCATCGTCGTCGGTGATCTTCCGAGAAGAGCTCCAGGAGCTCAAAGATGCTCATCTGTCTCGCTTCCGACTGATCTTCGTCCTCAGCCGCGAGCAGCAGGAGATCGATCTCCTGAATGGGCGTCTCGATCGCGCCAAGGTCGATGCCTTGCTGAAATGCTGGGTCGATCCCGACGACGTCGACGAGGTCTTCGTCTGCGGTCCGCAGTCCATGATGGATGACACGATCGCCGCGCTGCTGGCGAACTCCGTGCCCAAATCGAAGATCAAACAGGAATTGTTCGCGACGAGCCTCCCTCTGACCCGACTCCGAACCCGGTCGCAAAAGCCCAGCACGAAAGGCCAGTGCGAAGTGACCATCGTTCTGGACGGCCGTACGCACAAGCTCACCATTCCCAAAAACGAGAATACGGTGCTCGAAGCCGCGCTCCGCGAAGGGGTCGAGCTTCCCTACTCGTGCAAGGGCGGGATCTGCGCGACGTGCCGCTGCAAGCTCACGACCGGCGAGGTCGATATGGACGCCAACTTCGCGCTCGAGGATTACGAGATCCGGCGCGGCTTCATTCTCGCGTGCCAAAGCTACCCGGTGACCGACGAGCTCGGAATCAACTTCGACGAAGAAATTTAG
- the paaJ gene encoding phenylacetate-CoA oxygenase subunit PaaJ — protein sequence MSHREFLPIWESLEEVPDPEIPGISIVDLGIVREIEWCDDALTVTITPTYCGCPAMATIVQDVRTAIRRLGISELRIETRLAPAWTTDWMSERGKVALRQHGIAPPVRTTIPASALGRRAPLQPSKCPRCGSTDTSCISAFGSTLCKALFRCNGCLEPFDQFKSH from the coding sequence ATGAGTCACCGCGAATTCCTACCGATCTGGGAGTCGCTGGAAGAAGTGCCCGATCCGGAAATCCCCGGGATCTCGATCGTGGATCTGGGCATCGTTCGCGAGATCGAATGGTGCGATGACGCGCTCACCGTGACCATCACGCCGACCTATTGCGGCTGCCCGGCGATGGCGACCATCGTTCAGGATGTCCGCACCGCCATACGCCGGCTCGGTATTTCGGAGTTGCGGATCGAGACCCGGCTCGCTCCGGCGTGGACCACCGATTGGATGAGCGAGCGCGGGAAAGTGGCGCTCCGCCAGCATGGCATCGCCCCGCCGGTTCGGACGACGATTCCGGCGAGCGCGCTCGGCCGCCGCGCGCCGCTACAGCCGAGCAAGTGTCCGCGCTGCGGCTCGACGGATACGTCGTGCATCAGCGCGTTCGGCTCGACGTTGTGCAAGGCGCTCTTCCGCTGCAATGGCTGCCTGGAACCCTTCGACCAATTCAAGAGCCACTAA
- the paaC gene encoding phenylacetate-CoA oxygenase subunit PaaC: protein MTNDLAPVEFLLGLGDNCLVLGQRLSEWCGHGPALEEDIALTNTALDLVGQARLWLTYAGSVEGLGRDEDELAFLRDAHQFRNVLLVEQPNGDYASTLARQFYFDAWHCLLLQGLTRSSDARTAAIAEKSLKEATYHAQRSSEWIVRLGDGTDESHARIQAALDALWPYTGELFEPTHAERTWALSGIATDVAALHDPWMAHVTRELTEATLRIPSSGWMHQGGKRGRHTEHLGHLLPEMQFLQRTYPGCSW from the coding sequence ATGACGAACGATCTGGCTCCCGTCGAGTTCCTGCTCGGACTCGGCGACAATTGCCTCGTTCTGGGCCAGCGCCTCTCCGAGTGGTGCGGCCATGGCCCGGCGCTGGAAGAGGACATCGCCTTGACCAACACCGCGCTCGATCTCGTCGGGCAGGCGCGCCTTTGGCTGACCTATGCGGGTAGCGTCGAGGGGCTGGGGCGGGACGAGGACGAGCTGGCCTTCCTGCGCGATGCGCACCAGTTTCGCAACGTGCTGCTCGTCGAGCAACCGAATGGTGACTATGCGAGCACCCTGGCGCGCCAGTTCTATTTCGACGCGTGGCACTGTCTGTTGCTACAGGGGCTGACGCGTTCCTCCGATGCGCGCACCGCCGCCATCGCCGAGAAATCGCTCAAAGAAGCGACCTACCATGCACAGCGCAGCAGCGAGTGGATCGTCCGTCTGGGCGACGGTACCGACGAGAGTCACGCCCGCATTCAGGCCGCGCTCGACGCCCTCTGGCCGTACACCGGAGAGTTGTTCGAGCCGACCCACGCCGAACGGACATGGGCCCTGAGCGGCATCGCGACCGACGTGGCCGCCCTGCATGATCCGTGGATGGCCCACGTCACGCGCGAGCTGACGGAAGCCACGCTGCGCATCCCGTCGTCGGGTTGGATGCACCAAGGCGGCAAACGAGGTCGGCACACCGAGCACCTCGGCCATCTTCTGCCGGAGATGCAGTTTCTCCAGCGAACTTACCCGGGATGCTCGTGGTGA
- the paaA gene encoding 1,2-phenylacetyl-CoA epoxidase subunit A, which translates to MYAQLVDVERSDPTAPDEPSFQQRIDAGIKIEPRDWMPEGYRKTLVRQISQHAHSEIVGQLPEGNWITRAPTLRRKSILLAKVQDEAGHGLYLYSAAETLGAAREDLLTDLHSGRAKYSSIFNYPTLSWADIGAIGWLVDGSAIINQIPLCRCSYGPYARAMVRVCKEEAFHQRQGFDIMLTLCRGTPEQRSMAQDALDRWWWPSVMMHGPRDEDSVNSAQSMQWKIKLHSNDELRQKFIDQTVPQAEFLGLTIPDPGLKWNAERQHYDYGEPNWQEFWNVIKGGGPCNRERLRARVKAYEDGAWVRAAALAHAEKRAKRQP; encoded by the coding sequence ATGTATGCCCAACTCGTGGACGTCGAACGCTCGGACCCGACGGCCCCCGACGAGCCATCGTTCCAACAGCGGATCGACGCAGGGATCAAAATCGAGCCCAGGGACTGGATGCCAGAGGGCTACCGCAAGACATTGGTCCGGCAGATCTCCCAGCACGCGCATTCGGAGATCGTAGGACAGCTTCCGGAGGGGAACTGGATCACGCGGGCTCCCACGCTGCGCCGCAAGTCGATCCTCCTCGCCAAAGTCCAAGACGAAGCTGGACACGGACTTTATCTCTACAGCGCCGCCGAGACACTCGGCGCTGCCCGCGAAGACCTTTTGACCGATCTGCATTCGGGACGGGCCAAGTACTCCAGCATTTTCAACTACCCGACCTTGAGCTGGGCCGACATCGGCGCCATTGGCTGGCTGGTCGACGGCTCGGCCATCATCAATCAGATACCATTGTGTCGTTGCTCTTACGGACCGTATGCACGCGCGATGGTCCGCGTGTGCAAAGAGGAAGCCTTTCACCAGCGGCAAGGCTTCGACATCATGCTGACGCTCTGCCGCGGCACCCCGGAGCAAAGGTCGATGGCCCAAGACGCGCTCGACCGGTGGTGGTGGCCTTCGGTGATGATGCACGGACCGCGCGACGAGGACTCCGTCAATAGCGCCCAGTCGATGCAATGGAAGATCAAGCTCCACTCCAACGACGAGCTGCGCCAGAAATTCATCGATCAGACGGTTCCGCAGGCCGAATTTCTCGGTCTGACCATTCCCGATCCTGGACTGAAATGGAATGCCGAGCGTCAGCACTACGACTATGGGGAGCCGAACTGGCAGGAGTTCTGGAATGTCATCAAAGGCGGCGGGCCGTGCAATCGTGAACGCCTCCGCGCGCGGGTCAAAGCCTACGAGGATGGCGCATGGGTGCGCGCCGCTGCCCTCGCGCACGCCGAAAAGCGCGCAAAGAGGCAACCATGA
- the paaB gene encoding 1,2-phenylacetyl-CoA epoxidase subunit B translates to MKDWPLWEIFIRSQHGLAHKHVGSLRAADAEMAIKNARDVYTRRNEGTSIWAVRSADIAASNPGDKQPLFDPANSKIYRHPTFFPMPDGVKHL, encoded by the coding sequence ATGAAGGATTGGCCGCTCTGGGAAATCTTCATCCGCAGTCAGCATGGGCTGGCGCACAAGCACGTCGGCAGCCTCCGAGCCGCCGATGCGGAGATGGCGATCAAGAACGCGCGCGACGTCTACACCCGCCGCAATGAGGGCACCAGCATCTGGGCGGTACGATCGGCCGACATTGCTGCTAGCAACCCCGGCGACAAGCAGCCACTCTTCGATCCGGCGAACAGCAAGATTTATCGGCATCCGACCTTCTTTCCCATGCCGGACGGGGTGAAGCACCTTTAG
- the paaX gene encoding phenylacetic acid degradation operon negative regulatory protein PaaX, giving the protein MVRREAKGRTSSSGAGAAKSPHMDAAVGKWIQRCLEEHPPHAKSLMATIFGDSIAPHGGATWLGGLIGVMGHFGISDRLVRTSAFRLTLEDWLESRRDGRRSLYSLTASGLRRFEHATRRIYTVPSRRWDGAWTLVLLLRGAQESADRAALRRELEWEGFGLIAPGVFGHPAANTAVLAEILETRQSKALVLSARDVEGVYARPMRELVDECWNLRGLADGYRQFVSRFESLRDLLEEGSIHPEQAFVVRTLLLHWFRRVTLHDPHFPAEMLPAGWPGYTAYDLCCELYRLCYRQAEVHICDNLEGPHGRLGEAAPDFYRRFGGLER; this is encoded by the coding sequence ATGGTGCGTCGAGAAGCGAAGGGGCGGACGTCCTCGTCGGGGGCGGGGGCCGCCAAGAGTCCTCACATGGACGCGGCGGTGGGCAAATGGATCCAGCGATGTCTCGAGGAGCATCCCCCGCACGCCAAGTCGTTGATGGCCACCATCTTCGGTGACTCGATCGCACCTCACGGTGGCGCGACATGGTTGGGCGGGCTCATTGGAGTCATGGGTCATTTCGGGATCAGTGACCGCCTGGTGCGGACGAGTGCTTTTCGGCTCACGCTCGAAGACTGGCTCGAATCGCGGCGCGACGGCCGTCGTAGTCTCTATTCTCTGACGGCGTCCGGATTGCGTCGGTTCGAGCATGCGACCCGGCGGATTTATACCGTGCCGTCGCGGCGATGGGACGGAGCGTGGACCCTGGTGCTGCTGCTGCGCGGTGCGCAGGAGTCGGCCGATCGCGCGGCGCTGCGTCGCGAGTTGGAATGGGAGGGATTCGGCCTGATCGCGCCCGGTGTCTTCGGTCATCCCGCGGCCAATACCGCCGTGTTGGCCGAGATCCTCGAGACGCGCCAGAGCAAAGCTCTCGTGCTTTCGGCCAGAGACGTCGAGGGCGTCTACGCTCGACCGATGCGCGAGCTGGTCGACGAGTGCTGGAATCTTCGGGGGCTCGCCGATGGATATCGACAATTCGTCTCTCGGTTCGAGTCGCTACGGGACCTTCTCGAGGAGGGCTCGATCCATCCCGAGCAGGCGTTCGTCGTGCGGACGCTCTTGCTCCACTGGTTTCGCCGCGTCACCTTGCACGATCCGCATTTCCCTGCCGAGATGCTCCCCGCAGGCTGGCCGGGGTACACAGCGTACGACCTATGCTGCGAGCTGTATCGCCTCTGCTACCGGCAGGCCGAAGTACATATTTGCGACAACCTGGAAGGTCCACATGGCCGCCTGGGTGAGGCAGCGCCTGATTTCTATCGGCGCTTCGGTGGGCTCGAGCGCTGA
- the pcaF gene encoding 3-oxoadipyl-CoA thiolase has protein sequence MRHAFLCSPVRTPIGRFAGGLSTVRTDDLAALPLRALSMKNPRLDWELVDDVILGCANQAGEDNRNIARMAVLLAGLPVRVPGITVNRLCGSGLQAVLDAAARIRTGDAELLIAGGVEGMSRAPYVVGKADGAFGRTQTLEDTTMGWRFVNPAMRASYGVETMPETAENVAAERSITRSDQDAFALRSHQRATAARERGRLAREIEPVTVRVKKATSSVAHDEQIRADTSLETLSKLPAPFRANGTVTAGNASGINDGAAAMIVASEEAITRHGLSPLARITGGAVAGVEPRLMGLGPVPATLALLARQNLAIGAFDVVELNEAFAAQALACLRALGLPDDAEHVNPNGGAIALGHPLGMSGARLAGSAALELVERGARRALVAMCIGIGQGIAISLERA, from the coding sequence ATGAGGCACGCGTTTCTTTGTTCTCCCGTTCGGACCCCCATCGGACGCTTCGCCGGCGGCCTCTCGACCGTGCGCACCGACGATCTCGCGGCGTTGCCACTTCGCGCGCTATCGATGAAAAATCCTCGGCTCGACTGGGAGCTCGTGGATGACGTCATCCTTGGTTGCGCCAACCAGGCCGGTGAAGACAACCGCAACATCGCACGCATGGCCGTGCTGCTCGCGGGGCTCCCGGTGCGTGTACCTGGCATCACCGTCAATCGGCTCTGTGGCTCGGGTCTGCAAGCCGTGCTCGATGCCGCCGCACGCATCCGCACGGGAGATGCGGAGCTGCTGATCGCGGGCGGCGTGGAGGGCATGTCGCGCGCGCCCTACGTCGTCGGAAAAGCCGACGGTGCCTTTGGGCGAACGCAGACGCTGGAAGACACCACCATGGGGTGGCGCTTCGTCAATCCGGCCATGCGCGCGAGCTATGGCGTCGAGACCATGCCGGAGACGGCAGAGAACGTGGCCGCGGAGCGGAGCATCACGCGCAGCGATCAGGACGCGTTCGCGCTCCGCTCGCACCAGCGAGCCACGGCCGCCCGTGAGCGCGGTCGGCTCGCGCGGGAGATCGAACCCGTGACCGTGAGGGTCAAGAAGGCGACGTCGAGCGTGGCGCACGACGAGCAGATTCGCGCCGACACCTCACTCGAAACGCTCTCCAAATTGCCCGCTCCATTTCGCGCGAACGGCACGGTGACGGCGGGCAACGCGTCCGGCATCAACGACGGAGCCGCCGCGATGATCGTGGCGAGTGAAGAGGCCATCACGCGCCACGGCTTGTCACCTCTCGCTCGCATCACCGGCGGCGCGGTGGCCGGCGTCGAACCTCGGCTCATGGGCCTCGGCCCGGTGCCGGCCACGCTCGCACTGCTCGCGCGTCAGAACTTGGCCATCGGCGCATTCGACGTCGTGGAGCTGAACGAAGCCTTCGCGGCGCAAGCCCTCGCGTGCCTTCGCGCGCTGGGTCTTCCCGATGATGCGGAGCACGTGAACCCGAACGGCGGCGCCATCGCGCTCGGGCACCCCCTGGGCATGAGCGGCGCGCGCCTCGCCGGTAGCGCGGCATTGGAGCTCGTGGAACGCGGGGCGAGGCGGGCGCTCGTCGCCATGTGCATCGGTATCGGACAAGGTATCGCGATTTCACTCGAGCGCGCTTAA
- the paaF gene encoding phenylacetate--CoA ligase, producing MTMMAASDVTERVSRDRIVSLQTERLAWSLRHAYENVPLYRAKCVAAGVHPSDFRGLSDLARFPFTVKHDLRASYPFGMFAVPREKLARIHGSSGTTGKPIVVGYTRADLDMWADVMARSLRAAGARPGMMVHIAYGYGLFTGGLGAHCGAERLGCSVVPMSGGMTERQVQLLVDFKPDVIMVTPSYMLAILDGFVKAGLDPRASSLRFGIFGAEPWTNPMRQEIERNFAMDATDIYGLSEVIGPGVAQECVETKDGLHIWEDQFFPEIIDPETGEVLPDGARGELVFTSLTKEALPVIRYRTRDLTRLFPGTVWPAMRRMEKVTGRSDDMIILRGVNLFPSQIEEALLATEWCAGHFVIELTRNGRMDEMTVQAEAREDHWDGKGITGAAERFVAKIKDTIGVTTRVVIHPPGALERSVGKAKRVIDKRA from the coding sequence ATGACGATGATGGCAGCTTCCGACGTGACCGAGCGCGTGTCGCGGGATCGCATCGTATCGCTCCAGACGGAACGGCTCGCCTGGTCGCTGCGACATGCCTACGAGAACGTACCGCTCTACCGAGCGAAGTGCGTCGCGGCGGGGGTTCATCCTTCCGACTTTCGCGGGCTGTCGGATCTCGCGAGATTCCCATTCACGGTCAAACACGATCTGCGGGCAAGCTATCCATTCGGCATGTTCGCCGTGCCGCGTGAGAAGCTCGCACGCATCCATGGATCGTCCGGCACCACGGGCAAGCCGATTGTCGTGGGCTACACGAGGGCCGATCTCGACATGTGGGCCGACGTCATGGCGCGCTCCCTGCGCGCGGCCGGAGCACGGCCCGGCATGATGGTCCACATCGCCTACGGCTACGGCCTCTTTACCGGGGGACTGGGAGCACACTGCGGTGCCGAGCGCCTCGGGTGCTCCGTCGTGCCCATGTCCGGCGGCATGACCGAACGCCAAGTGCAGCTCCTGGTCGATTTCAAGCCGGACGTCATCATGGTCACTCCGAGCTACATGCTCGCGATTCTCGACGGCTTCGTCAAAGCGGGGCTCGACCCGCGCGCGAGCTCGCTGCGCTTCGGCATTTTCGGCGCCGAACCGTGGACGAATCCGATGCGCCAGGAAATCGAGCGCAACTTCGCCATGGACGCGACGGATATCTATGGCCTCTCCGAAGTCATCGGGCCCGGCGTCGCCCAGGAATGTGTCGAAACCAAAGACGGGCTGCACATTTGGGAGGACCAATTTTTCCCCGAGATCATCGATCCCGAGACCGGTGAAGTGCTCCCCGACGGCGCACGCGGGGAGCTCGTTTTCACCTCGCTCACCAAAGAAGCCCTCCCCGTCATCCGCTACCGCACGCGCGATCTCACCCGCCTTTTTCCCGGAACCGTCTGGCCCGCGATGCGGCGCATGGAGAAGGTCACGGGCCGATCCGATGACATGATCATCTTGCGCGGGGTCAATCTCTTTCCCAGCCAGATCGAGGAAGCATTGCTCGCTACGGAATGGTGCGCAGGCCATTTCGTGATCGAGCTGACACGCAACGGCCGTATGGACGAGATGACCGTGCAGGCCGAGGCGCGCGAGGACCATTGGGACGGCAAAGGCATCACGGGCGCCGCCGAGCGGTTCGTCGCGAAAATCAAGGACACGATTGGCGTCACGACGCGCGTCGTGATCCATCCGCCAGGCGCGCTCGAACGATCCGTGGGCAAAGCGAAGCGGGTGATCGACAAGCGCGCCTAA
- the paaG gene encoding 2-(1,2-epoxy-1,2-dihydrophenyl)acetyl-CoA isomerase PaaG, whose translation MESELLVDRREGWMVLTLNRPERLNALNEKLHRLLAEALEEAAHESCRAVLLTGTGRAFCAGEDVGGLALAAAEFQRSGALPPDLGVTVEAHYNPLIRRIRRLRKPVVCAVNGVAAGAGANIALACDIVLAARSAKFVQAFASIGLVPDSGGTFFLPRLIGEARARALALLGEPLPAETAQAWGLIWQVVDDGALRGEAEKLAARLAKGPTLSLAWIKEALNASSANDLDAQLDLERNLQSLAGRTPDYREGVLAFLEKRPANFTGRAS comes from the coding sequence ATGGAGTCTGAATTACTCGTGGATCGCCGCGAAGGCTGGATGGTGCTCACGTTGAATCGACCGGAGCGGCTGAATGCCTTGAACGAGAAGCTGCACCGGCTGCTCGCGGAGGCTCTCGAAGAGGCAGCCCACGAGAGCTGTCGCGCGGTGCTGCTCACGGGCACCGGGCGCGCCTTCTGCGCCGGGGAGGACGTCGGTGGTCTGGCGCTCGCAGCGGCCGAATTTCAACGCAGCGGCGCCCTCCCGCCGGATCTCGGTGTCACGGTCGAGGCGCATTACAATCCACTCATCCGCCGCATTCGCCGGCTGCGCAAACCCGTGGTGTGCGCCGTCAATGGAGTGGCCGCGGGCGCAGGCGCGAACATCGCGCTCGCGTGCGACATCGTTCTCGCCGCCCGGTCGGCCAAGTTCGTTCAGGCCTTTGCGAGCATTGGCTTGGTACCCGATTCGGGCGGCACGTTCTTCCTTCCGCGCCTCATTGGAGAAGCCCGCGCCCGTGCGCTCGCATTGCTCGGCGAGCCACTGCCCGCGGAAACGGCCCAGGCCTGGGGACTGATCTGGCAGGTGGTCGACGACGGGGCCCTGCGGGGCGAAGCGGAGAAATTGGCCGCCCGCCTCGCGAAGGGCCCGACGTTGAGCCTCGCGTGGATCAAGGAAGCACTCAATGCTTCGAGCGCCAACGATCTCGATGCGCAGCTCGATCTCGAGCGCAATCTGCAGAGCCTTGCGGGTCGCACCCCCGACTATCGGGAGGGCGTCCTCGCCTTCTTGGAAAAGCGTCCAGCCAACTTTACCGGACGGGCATCATGA